DNA from Synechococcus elongatus PCC 6301:
ACCCCTAGAGAACGTGCAAGAGGTTGGCAATTGCCTGCACTAAGGGTAAGGCTTCTAGCTGCGTAATTGCCTGCCGCATGATCCCTTCTTGCACCTCGTGGGTAATCACCACCAGCTCAGCCGTTTCGCCACTGACGTCTGTCTGGACGATCGACTCGAGGCTAATCCCCTGCTCACCAAAGATTGTGCCGACTTTGCCGATGACGCCGGGGCTGTCTTGAACGACGATGCGTAGGTAAAAACGAGCGGCGGTTTCGGCCGCTGGCGCCAGCTCCACAGTTTGGAGATAGCGGCAAGCCAGCAGCGGGTCGAGGTGATCGCGATCGCTGCCAGCACTGAGGACAGCAGCGATGTTGAGGATGTCAGCCACCACGGCACTAGCCGTTGGTCCTGCCCCCGCCCCGGGCCCAAAGAACATGACCTGTCCGACGGGGTCGCCCTCGACCAAGATGGCGTTGTAGACATCGTTGACGCTGGCGAGGGGATGGCTGAGGGGTACCAAGGTCGGATAGACGCTCGCTTCCAGCCGCCAAGTATCGCCCTGGTGCTGCCGTTTGGCCTTGGCTAACAGCTTGATCGTGAAGCCCAATCCTTCGGCGTAGGCAATATCGCTGGCTGTAATTGCCCGGATCCCTTCGCAGGTAATTTGCGATCGCTCGACCCGTCCGCCAAAGGCAAGAGAAGCCAGGATGGCAATTTTGTCTGCTGCATCCCAGCCATCAACATCGGCGGTGGGATCGGCTTCGGCATAGCCCAGCCGCTGGGCATCGGCCAAAATGGGACCAAAATCCCCGCCCTCGCGCTGCATGCGCGTCAGGATGTAGTTGGTCGTGCCGTTGATGATGCCCAGAATGCCCTGGATACGGTTGGCACAGAGCGATTG
Protein-coding regions in this window:
- a CDS encoding homoserine dehydrogenase; amino-acid sequence: MTFKVGLLGLGTVGTGTAQILLDPADRQPLLQELELYRVGVRSLDKPRSVDISRDRLTTDLESIVRDPAVDIVVELLGGLEPSRSLILTAIAHGKHVVTANKAVIARYGEEIFAAAADAGVYVLLEAAVGGGIPVIEPLKQSLCANRIQGILGIINGTTNYILTRMQREGGDFGPILADAQRLGYAEADPTADVDGWDAADKIAILASLAFGGRVERSQITCEGIRAITASDIAYAEGLGFTIKLLAKAKRQHQGDTWRLEASVYPTLVPLSHPLASVNDVYNAILVEGDPVGQVMFFGPGAGAGPTASAVVADILNIAAVLSAGSDRDHLDPLLACRYLQTVELAPAAETAARFYLRIVVQDSPGVIGKVGTIFGEQGISLESIVQTDVSGETAELVVITHEVQEGIMRQAITQLEALPLVQAIANLLHVL